In Dama dama isolate Ldn47 chromosome 20, ASM3311817v1, whole genome shotgun sequence, a single window of DNA contains:
- the LOC133040002 gene encoding olfactory receptor 2A5-like: MSFSFPRRKATHSQSWKNQSSVTQFILLGFSRNPRTNWILFFLFLFFYLFTVLGNGLIVTLIRADARLHTPMYFFLSILSLLDLSYATTTVPQMLIHLVSKSKTISYVGCVVQMYVFLTLGITETWIFAAMAYDRYVAICHPLHYGVKMSQTLCVLLAVSSALCGLTCALVYTVFAMNLPYCGPNEINHFFCEIPAVLKLACADTSLNDQVDFILGFILLLIPLSLILASYVRIFIAILKIRSTQGRIKAFSTCASHITVVTMFCIPCMVMYMRPGSEASPEDDKKLALFYNVISAFLNPIIYSLRNKDVKRAFFKLVGVSEDTQ, encoded by the coding sequence ATGTCCTTTTCTTTCCCCAGAAGGAAGGCCACCCATAGCCAAAGTTGGAAAAATCAAAGCTCTGTAACCCAGTTTATCCTCCTGGGCTTCTCCAGAAATCCCAGAACCAACTggatccttttctttcttttcctcttcttttactTATTTACAGTCCTGGGCAATGGTCTCATTGTTACTTTGATCAGAGCAGATGCACggctccacacccccatgtacttcttcctcagcaTCCTCTCTCTACTGGATCTCAGCTATGCTACCACCACAGTGCCCCAGATGTTGATCCATCTAGTAAGCAAGAGTAAAACTATCTCTTACGTTGGGTGTGTGGTCCAGATGTATGTTTTCCTAACCTTGGGCATCACTGAGACCTGGATTTTTGCAGCTATGGCCTATGACAGATATGTTGCCATATGCCACCCACTCCATTATGGGGTCAAGATGAGCCAAACCCTGTGTGTACTCCTGGCAGTCAGCTCTGCCCTTTGCGGTCTCACCTGTGCCCTTGTCTACACAGTCTTTGCAATGAATCTGCCCTACTGTGGCCCCAATGAGATCAACCACTTCTTTTGTGAAATTCCTGCTGTCTTGAAGTTGGCTTGTGCAGATACATCCCTcaatgaccaagtggactttatcttGGGCTTCATCTTGCTCCTGATTCCTTTGTCCCTCATTTTGGCCTCATATGTTCGCATCTTCATTGCTATTCTAAAGATTCGCTCCACCCAGGGCAGAATCAAGGCTTTCTCCACCTGTGCCTCACACATCACTGTGGTCACCATGTTTTGTATTCCATGTATGGTCATGTACATGAGGCCTGGCTCTGAAGCCTCCCCAGAGGATGACAAGAAGTTGGCTCTATTCTACAACGTCATTTCTGCCTTCCTCAACCCCATCATCTACAGCCTCCGGAACAAGGATGTAAAGAGGGCTTTCTTCAAGTTAGTTGGAGTGAGTGAGGACACTCAGTAG